TGAATGGTGTAGGTATGAGCGGAACTTAAAGCAGTATGTAGAGAGGAACTGTCAATTAAATCCATCTGTTCCGAGCGGAGTTTGTAAATTAGCCGCACTACAGCATCTTGAATATTATATTTAGCGATCGCTTTCATTAACACCCCTTGCGGATCATCTGCTTTCGAGATATCCACCTCAATGGTTTGGAAAGTCCGAACTGTTAAGGGACAAAATTCCCATTCAGCACTTCCCCGCTCCAGTTCCAGCATTACATAGCCTTTGTCTTCTTTTTCTTCGCTAAAATCTACCCGTTCAATACTCCCTGGATAAATCACCGGCGGGTTGTTGGATTTATTCAGATTTTGGTGACGGTGGACGTGTCCCAACGCTACATAATCAAAACAAGGTCGCGTCAGCAAAGATAGAGGTAGAGTAAAGCCTTTACCTACTGCCAAAAAGCGTTCTGCACCCAAAGTTGCATTGTCAGCCATCAAGTGAGCTAAAAGGATAGTAGGCACATCGGGGTCAAGACGGCGAACTTCCCCTTCTAAAACAACTCGCAGACGTTCCGTTAATAGTTGGTTGACTTCCGCCAAAGATAAACCTTCTGTCTCTTGGCGAGTCATCAGGGTGGAACGAGTCAGCCAAGGCAGAGTAATTACTTGCACTTTGCCATTACGGGTTTCGATACAGTGCGTAGTTAATGTATCACCAACAACAAACCCTGGCACTCCCAAAGTGCGGTAAATATTTAAACTCGCCCCTCCCTGTCCTTGGGAATGTTGGTCATGATTGCCTACCAACAGCACTGTGGGAATATTGGCATCCATCAGACGGCGAAACTGGCTGGCAAAAGCTTGTTGTACATAAGGCGGTGGTGTCGCATCCGGGAAAGCATCGCCACCAAATATCACCATATCGACGGCATCTGTTAGCGCTCGGTCAATACATATAGACAAAGTATTGACAAAATCCTCCAATCGTGTGTTTAATCCCGTCGCTGGATTAATTCGTCCGTGGGAAAAGCCGCTTCCCATGTGGATGTCGGAGAGATGGAGGATTTTAATCATGTTTGTCCTTTGTTCTTAGTCATTTGTCCTTTGTCTAATACTAATGACAAATAACAAATGACCAATGACTAAATATGGATTCCGCATTCTGTTTTATCACTTCCCCGCCAGCGTCCGGCGCGTTCGTCTTCGCCTTCGCCTACTTTGGTGGTAATGGGTTGGTCGCCGATGCTGGGATAACCTTGGTCGTGGAGGGGGTTGTAGATGACTCCATGTTCAGCTACGTAAACCCAACTGTCTTGACGTGTCCAAGTAGCTATAGGATTTACTTTCAGCCGACCTTTACCATCAAATTCAAATATGGGCATATTCGCCCGGGTTACTGCTTGGTCACGGCGGCGTCCGGTAATCCAAGCGACGCTGTTGAGTTCGTCTAGACCTCGTAGTAGTGGTTCAATTTTTGTAATGTGGTGGAATTTGGCAATATCCTTGTCCCAGAGTTTATCGCCATGCTTGGCTTCAAAGGCTTCGCGGGTTTCTACATCTGGAGTTTTGAAAGTTTGTAAGTCTAGGTTGTAGATTTGTTTGGCTTTGGCTACTAATTCTAGACTTTCAGGGAAGTGGTGCAAGGTGTCGAGAAAGATTACAGGAACGGGATACTTCAGTTCACTGTAAAGAATATGGGTAATTATCATGTCATCCACGTTAAAGGCGCTTGTTTGCACCAGTCCCGTTGGGATATTCTCTATAGACCATGCCAGTATTTCTTTGGGACTGGCAGTTTCAAATTGCTCATTTAATTTGTCTAAGTCAAAAGCGATCGCTTGGTTTCTAGATGCCGTGGAGACTGTCATGATAATCTTCTATTCAAATATTTCTACCTTGATTAAGATTGATCTTACTCTATTAAGACGCGTATTCCGCTCGGAGATAAGGTAATTATTTTGTGTGGAAATTACTACATTTTGGGAATGGGGATTGGGGATAAGGGGTAATGGGGACAAAGCAAGGGAGAAGAATTTTCCTCTCTGCATCTTTTCAATGCTCAACATCAAGTAAAAATTATTACATAAGCATAAATGAAGTATTTACTAAGAAAGATTAAGGTAATTTAAGTTTTACAATACTTTTATAGATATTTATACTGATTTTGATATGGTTAAGGAACTATTAATAAAAGGGATTTTACTTAAATGAACAACGCAAAATTCAGCAATCCATTAGGCCAGTCTATAATTATGGGCGCTTTAATGATGTTAACCAGCGTTGGGGTTATTACAATCATGAACTTTTTCTAAGATCGAGATTTCTAATTTTAGTAATAAGACTTCACATAGTCCCGCTCAAAACTGAGTGGGACTTTTACTTTTTTCATCCAAATAAATCCGTGTGTATTAACTTTCTGCTGTGACTTCCAGCGTTTTTACGTAGTTTTGCAATCAAAGAATTTCTAGCAGGGATGCGATCGCTATTTCCTTTACCCTAGTGACCGACTGGCGCTTTCACTCCTGCACCGCCTTTACCCAGGAACAATAATAGGGGTAATGAGC
This Nostoc sp. C052 DNA region includes the following protein-coding sequences:
- the sbcD gene encoding exonuclease subunit SbcD produces the protein MIKILHLSDIHMGSGFSHGRINPATGLNTRLEDFVNTLSICIDRALTDAVDMVIFGGDAFPDATPPPYVQQAFASQFRRLMDANIPTVLLVGNHDQHSQGQGGASLNIYRTLGVPGFVVGDTLTTHCIETRNGKVQVITLPWLTRSTLMTRQETEGLSLAEVNQLLTERLRVVLEGEVRRLDPDVPTILLAHLMADNATLGAERFLAVGKGFTLPLSLLTRPCFDYVALGHVHRHQNLNKSNNPPVIYPGSIERVDFSEEKEDKGYVMLELERGSAEWEFCPLTVRTFQTIEVDISKADDPQGVLMKAIAKYNIQDAVVRLIYKLRSEQMDLIDSSSLHTALSSAHTYTIQAELVSQLARPRIPELSASSSIDPMEALKTYLNNREDLKDIATSMMDAAQKLLADEVEVWLEAATNE
- the cysH gene encoding phosphoadenosine phosphosulfate reductase, producing the protein MTVSTASRNQAIAFDLDKLNEQFETASPKEILAWSIENIPTGLVQTSAFNVDDMIITHILYSELKYPVPVIFLDTLHHFPESLELVAKAKQIYNLDLQTFKTPDVETREAFEAKHGDKLWDKDIAKFHHITKIEPLLRGLDELNSVAWITGRRRDQAVTRANMPIFEFDGKGRLKVNPIATWTRQDSWVYVAEHGVIYNPLHDQGYPSIGDQPITTKVGEGEDERAGRWRGSDKTECGIHI